CGCCCACATCGGCGAAGGCGCCGTCGTTTCGGCCAACACCACCGTCGGCAAGAAGGTCGAGCCCTACGCCATCGTCGCCGGCCAGGGCGGCAAGACCGTGGGCCACCGCGCGCGCGGTCTCAACTACAAGGTGGGCGGCAAGGGCCTGTTCACCCTGCTGCACTGACACCGGGCGATCGCGATGCTGGGTGCCGCCGGACTTCTCACCGCCGTGACCTTGCTGGGCCTCGTGGCCGGGCTGGCGCGCGAGTGGCTGCTTGTGGATGCCTGGGGCGCAGGCGCCCGAACCGATGGCTTCCTCGTGGCGCTGTTCCTGCCCGAGGCCGTGCGCACCATGCTGGCGGGCGGCGTCCTGTCCTCGGCCGCGCTGGCGCTGTGGCAGGCCCGTACCGCCCCCCAACGGCCGGGCTGGCTGGGCGCGACCACGCTGGGCCTCGGTGGCCTCGGGGTGGGGCTCGCCACGGCGTGCACGGTGGGCGCAGGCCCGCTGACCCACCTCGTCGGCCCCGGCCTGCCCGATGCAGACCGGGCCACCGTCGCCCAGGCCCTGTCCCTGCTCGCCTGGGGCCTGCCCGCCCTGGTGCTCCAGGCGCTGTGGTCGGTGCCCTTGCAGGCGGCAGGGCGCTTCCTGCTGGCCGGGGTGGGCTCGCTCGTCTACAACCTGCCTGCCGTGCTCTGGATGGCCTGGCGCCGCGACCAGGCCACCGAGTCCGAGCTGGCCCTGGCTTTCGTCGTCGGTGCGTGGGCGTCCGCGCTGCTGCTGTTGCCGGCCATGTTGCGCACCGGCCTGCAACCTGGCGTGCTGCGTTGGGATGCCGGTGTGCTGCGCGAACTGGGCCACCGCGTCGGGCCGTTGCTGGGCGGCGCGTTGGGGGGGCAGGGCCTGATGCTGCTGGAGCGCATGGTGGCCTCCTGGCTGGGTGAGGGGGCGGTGACGCTGCTGAACCTCGCACGCAAGCTGGCCAACCTGCCGCTGGTCGCGCTCATGTCGGTCAACCAGGTGCTGCTCGGCCTGATGAGCCGGCAGGCCGGCACCGATCGGCTGCGACTGCTGCGCCAGGGGCTCGCCCTCAACACCCTGATCAGCACGCCCGCGGCGGTCGGTCTCCTGCTTTCTGCCCAGGCCATCGTTGCCCTGCTGTTCCCGCGCGTGCAGGGCACGGCACTGCTGGCGCCGCTGCTTGGGTGGTATGCCGTGGCGCTGGTGCTGGCCGGCTGGACCACGCTGCTGGCCCGCTACAACCACGCCGCGGGTGACACCCGCCTGCCCTTTGTGTGCGAAACCGCGGCCAACCTGGCGCAGGCCATCGCCTTGCCCCTGCTCGGCTGGTTCGCCGGTGCAC
This is a stretch of genomic DNA from Aquabacterium olei. It encodes these proteins:
- a CDS encoding lipid II flippase MurJ — protein: MTLLGLVAGLAREWLLVDAWGAGARTDGFLVALFLPEAVRTMLAGGVLSSAALALWQARTAPQRPGWLGATTLGLGGLGVGLATACTVGAGPLTHLVGPGLPDADRATVAQALSLLAWGLPALVLQALWSVPLQAAGRFLLAGVGSLVYNLPAVLWMAWRRDQATESELALAFVVGAWASALLLLPAMLRTGLQPGVLRWDAGVLRELGHRVGPLLGGALGGQGLMLLERMVASWLGEGAVTLLNLARKLANLPLVALMSVNQVLLGLMSRQAGTDRLRLLRQGLALNTLISTPAAVGLLLSAQAIVALLFPRVQGTALLAPLLGWYAVALVLAGWTTLLARYNHAAGDTRLPFVCETAANLAQAIALPLLGWFAGAQGIAAAVLLGVLVNGGLLLHFNRLWHHLHLSRLALAGGLPLLLGAAVLPWWPPLPGWRLAASTVAGLACLLLLAAWLRPWRAAPG